The Saprospiraceae bacterium genome includes the window AATTTACCAACAGAGGAGACTTTGCTCATGAAGTTTTCGCAGCCCTCAATCGTTATGCCTTGGCCGAGCTCCCTGGCTTGATGCTAGGCGCAGGATCGGTAAACGATGCAGGAACTGCTGCCTTGTACCTGCAACTTGGTGCCAACTTCATTGTGACACCTGTCTTAAGAGAAGACATTGCCCTCGTCTGCAATCGCAGAAAAGTCCTTTGGTCACCCGGCTGTGGATCATTGACCGAAATTGCCCGCGCTGAAGAACTAGGCTGTGAAATCGTAAAAGTCTTCCCTGGAGGAACCTATGGCCCAGACTTTGTCAAAGCCATCAAAGGACCGCATCCTTGGACCAGCATCATGCCAACAGGAGGCGTTTCTCCAACGGAAGAAAACCTTAAAGGATGGATTAATGCAGGCGTCACTTGCGTGGGCATGGGCTCTCAACTCATTAGCGATAGCGCTTTAAAAAATAAAGACTTTGCAGCTATTGAAGAAAAAACGAGAGCGGCTATTTCTTTAATTCAAACCCTACGTTCCGCATGACAAATTTACCGCCTTATCTTCAGCTTCATGACGATGACAATGTACTTACTGCTCGGATAGATTTACCCAAGGGCACTAGTATTTCATGGCAAAACACCTCTATTTTGCTTAAAGAGGATATTGCTGCCAAACATAAGTTCACGGTCAAACCACTCTCTGTTGGTGATCCTGTTTTCATGTATGGCGTGCTAGTTGGCAAAGCCACCCAAGCGATCCAGGAGGGAGGGCTCATTAGTACCAAGAACCTGACCCACGCCACCCAGGACTACAGTGGACGAAAAGGCAAAATAGCATGGACAGCGCCAGACGTCAGCCGCTGGGCTAACAAACAATTCATGGGCTACCACCGTTCCGATGGAAAAGTAGGAACTGCCAATCACTGGATCGTTGCGCCCCTCGTTTTTTGTGAAAATCGCAACATCAAAGTATTAGAGAGTGCCCTCTCGGATAGCCTTGGCTATCAATCGGTTAAAAAATTTAGTGTTGATGTTAGTAAACTCGTAAAATTATACCAAGACGGGGCGCCAGCATCGGTCATCCAATCTACTGCTATTATCCAATCCGCAGAAGACATTCGCCAAAATAGGCCCTTTCCCAACGTCGATGGAATTAAATTCCTAACCCATCAGGGTGGATGCGGCGGCACCCGAGAAGATTCGGAGGCCCTTTGTCATCTTTTGGCCGGATACATAACCCATCCAAATGTCGCCGGAGCCACCATCTTGAGCCTCGGCTGCCAAAATGCAGAAGACACCTATCTCATGAAAGCCATCAGGGAACGCGATCCCAACTTTAATAAGCCATTGGTGATGTTGGAGCAACAAAAATCCTTGAGCGAAAGAGGCTTTATTGAGGAAGCGGTGAAACAAACCTTCCTGGGCTTGATACAGGCCAATCAATTGCAACGCGAACCAGCTCCGCTAAATAAATTGGTCTTAGGACTTGAGTGTGGTGGTTCTGACGGCTTTTCGGGCATCTCTGCTAATCCAGCACTGGGACACACCTCCGATTTATTGGTTGCGCTGGGTGGCACCACTATCTTATCGGAATTCCCCGAATTAAATGGGGTGGAACAAGAGTTGATCAACCGCTGTGAGAACGATCAGATTGCCCAAAAATTTATGGCGATCATGAAAGCCTATTCTGATCGAGCTGAGGCTGTTGGTTCTGGTTTTAAAAACAACCCATCTCCAGGAAATATCCGGGATGGTCTAATTACTGACGCGATCAAGTCGGCTGGTGCCGCCAAAAAAGGAGGAACCTCCCCTGTCACCGATGTCTTGGATTATACCGAACCAGCCAGCAAACCTGGCCTAAATCTCCTTTGTACGCCAGGCAATGATGTCGAAAGCACCACTGGACTAGCAGCCTCAGGTGCCAATTTAATCGTCTTTACGACTGGCTTGGGTACGCCAACCGGAAATCCCATCACCCCAGTGGTGAAAGTTTCTACCAATAACCGATTATTCCAGCAAATGGGCGATATTATCGACATTAATGCTGGAACGATCATTTCAGGGGAAGATTCCATCGCCAGCAAGGGGGAAGAATTATTGGATTACCTGATAAAAGTAGCTAGCGGTGAAGCTATTCCAGCCGCAGTAAGACTCAAGCAGGATGATTTCATTCCATGGAAAAGAGGTATTTCCCTTTAGCGCTACTCGTCAAAACAAAACTGACCATCAATGCAAATGTTAAACCGTACCAATGCCGCTGCTCACCGTCCGTCTCAGGACAAAATCCTCCTCTTTGGCGGAGGCAATTTTATCCGGGCTTTTGCAGCATGGATGATTGATTTATTGAATGAAAAAACTGACTTTAACGGAGGGATTGTTGTTATTAAACCAACCCCAGGACCTGCATATGAAGATTTGCTGGCACAAGACGGACTTTATCATGTCATCTTAAATGGCATTCAGGATGGCCAACTTTTACAAGATATTCGACTCATCCAAGCGGTTACCAGCTCCATTCATCCTTATCAAGCCTGGGAGGACTACCTAGCCCTGGCCGAAAACCCTACGATCAGATACCTTATCTCCAATACCACAGAGGCTGGCATCATTTATGACCCGTCCAACCAAGTAACAGATGCACCACCGCAAAGCTTCCCGGGAAAATTAACCCTTTGGCTCTATCACCGCTTTTTGCACTTTAAAGGAGATCCCAAGAAGGGTTGCATTTTTCTGCCTTGTGAGCTAAGTGCTAATAATGGTGATGATCTCAGACATTGTATACTGCAATATGCAGATCAATGGCAGTTAAGCGCTGATTTTAAAGATTGGTTAAGGGCTCATTCTGTTTTTTGTAACACCCTTGTAGATAGAATCGTAACGGGGTTTCCGGAAGATCGAAAGGCAGAACTGTCACAAAAAACGGGTTTTGAGGATAAGTTAATGGTTGTTGGCGAACCTTACCATAGCTGGGTGATTCAAGGCCCAGCTAGCCTGGCAAAGGAATTGCCTTTCCACGAGATAGGCCTGGCTGTAAAATGGGTAGACGACCTCCGTCCTTATCGCGAACAAAAGGTAAAAATACTTAATGGAGCCCATACCGCTATGGTCCCTGTCGGCCATCTAGCCGGAAAGGTAAGTGTAAAAGAAACCATTGAAGATCCACTAATAGGACGGTTTATTGAAAAACTCTTGCAAGAAGAAGTATGGCCAACTTTAGATTTTCCAGAAACGGAACTAGCTGATTTCACCCGCAAAACCATGGATCGTTTCCGAAATCCATTTATCTTCCATAAGTTAATGGATATTGCACTAAATTCCGTTAGCAAATTCAAAACCCGCCTCCTCCCTACCCTGTTGGAATACCACGAGCACAAAGGCTATTGCCCTCCTCGAATTACTTTCGCTTTGGCTGCCTTAATCGTGTTTTATCAAGGCGAGTGGAATGGCAAAAGCATTGCGCTCAGGGACGACGCGAGCGTTCTTGCCTTTTTTAAAACGGCATGGGCAAGGAACGAGGATGACCTGAATCAATTGAGCCGATTGGTATTAGGAAATACCTCCTTTTGGGGCCAAGATCTAAATGAAGTGGCAGGGTTAACCGCACTAACCAGCCAATATATCCAAGACATTCGCGAAAAAGGGATAGATCATTCCATTTCCTTATTATAATAAAACTAATCACATGATAATCGATTCGCACCAGCATTTTTGGCGTTACCATCCGATCAGTCATGGTTGGATCAATGACCAAATGAGTATGTTGAAAAAGGATTTCCTACCCGAAGACTTACAAAAGGTCTACCTGCAAAACGGCGTAGATGCCTGCGTAGCCGTACAGGCTGATCAATCGGAAGCGGAGACGGATTTTTTGCTGCAGTTAGCTGAAAACCATGATTTTATCAAAGGGGTGGTTGGATGGGTTGACCTTCGCGCTGAAAATATCGAGGAGCGACTGGCTTATTATGCAGATTACCCCAAACTAAAGGGCGTCCGACATGTGGTCCAGGATGAGGCTGATCCCAATTTCATGCTCCGTGATGACTTTCAAAGAGGTTTGGAGTTGTTGCATCCCTATAATTTAACCTACGACCTTCTCATTTTCCCGACCCAACTGCCCGCCGCTTTAGAAACAGTCGAGTCTTTTCCTGATCTGAATTTTGTCGTAGATCACATCGCCAAACCTTATATTAAAGCGGGGAAAATAGATGACTGGGCTAAGTATATGCAGCAAATTGCCAGTTTCCCCAATGTAATGTGTAAACTTTCCGGCATGATCACCGAGGCGAATTGGACGAGCTGGCAAAAAGCGGACTTCAAGCCTTATTTAGATGTGGTTTTTGAGGCATTTGGCACCCATCGATTGCTATTTGGCTCAGATTGGCCAGTCTGTTTATTGGCTGGTAATTATACCCAAGTAAAAGGAATCATTGAAGACTACATCAGTGACTTTAACCCAGCAGCTCAGCAAGATATTTGGGCGAATAATGCCATGAATTTTTACCAACTCTAACTTATTTAGGAATGAATCTGAATTTAAAAGATAAAGTTTTTATTGTCTCAGGCGGTTCCAAGGGAATTGGTGAGGCCATTACTAAAGCCATTGCGGAAGAAGGTGGCATCCCCGTCATCGCTAGTCGATCCAAAGCCGAAACCATTGCCTTAGTAGAGGCACTCCAACAGCAGGGCGTTCCCGCTCATGGTATCATTGGCGACCTCCAAGCAGTAGAACATTGCAAAACAGTCATCGATGAAACGGTAGCCAAATATGGCCGCATTGATGGCATCGTCAATAATGCCGGCGTTAATGATGGCGCCAGCCTGGAAAAAGGCCCGGAAGCCTTTAGAAAATCTATCGAACTCAATCTATTTCATTATTACGATTTGGTTCACTATGCCCTGCCCTACCTGAAAAAATCAAAAGGTGCTATTGTCAATATCAGCTCAAAGGTCGCCTTAACCGGACAGGGAAACACCTCCGGCTATGCTGCAGCCAAAGGGGCGCAACTTGGCCTGACCAGGGAGTGGGCAGCGGCTTTATTACCTTATTCCATCCGTGTTAACGCCATTTTGCCTGCCGAAGTCATGACGCCTTTATATCGCAAATGGCTCGACACCTCTTTCGATGACCCGGCCGCTAAAGAAGCGGAGATCGTCTCCAAAATCCCCCTGGAAAAACGAATGACAACTGCCGAAGAAATAGCTTCCATGGCCGTTTTTTTGTTGTCTGATAAATCCGCCCACACGACCGGACAATTCATGATTCCCGATGGCGGTTATGTCCATTTGGATCGCTCTTTGACCTAACAAACAGGTCCTCAAAAAAACAACTAATTTTATGAAAACAATTCGGCATTGTTTTGCCTTAGATCTAAAAGACGATTCCGCTTTGATAGAGGCTTATAAAGCTTACCACGCGCCAGGTAAAGTATGGCCAGAAATCAAGGATAGCATTCGATCTGCCGGCATTGTAGACATGGAGATTTACCTTTGCGGTAATCGCCTCTTTATGATCATGGAAGTTGATGATAGTTTCGACCCCATCGCAAAAGCAGCCATGGATGCTGCCAACCCCAAAGTCCAGGAATGGGAAAACCTGATGTGGACCTTCCAACAGGCTTTGCCTTGGGCCAGGGAGGGAGAAAAGTGGATGATCATGGAGCAAATATTTAAACTAGACAAGTGATTGACTTGTTTTGACTGTGATGATAAAGTCCTGTTCAAATTGTCATGATACCTTTACCTGTGAGATAAATGCAGGGACGGATTGCTGGTGCTCAAAGTACCCCTACCTTTTGTCGCCTACTAACGGTAAAGATTGCCTTTGTTCATCCTGTCTACAAACGGCTATTAACCAACAAATAAATGCCTATATCAATAGTTTAAAGGCTGGGGACTTACAAAATGAGGCCTATAAGTACCAGACCCCTGAATTGGTCAGGGGAATTGATTTTTACCTAGAAAACGATTTAATGGTATTTACCGAATGGTTTCATTTAAAAAGAGGCCATTGCTGCGGCAGCGCCTGCCGGCATTGCCCTTATGACCATGTTAATGTTAAAAGATAATGGAAACGGTATGCTTCCCCTCTTCATATTCATAGCTTACTTTTAACTCATTTACATCACATATTTTTTTGACAATGGCCAGGCCCA containing:
- a CDS encoding amidohydrolase family protein, yielding MIIDSHQHFWRYHPISHGWINDQMSMLKKDFLPEDLQKVYLQNGVDACVAVQADQSEAETDFLLQLAENHDFIKGVVGWVDLRAENIEERLAYYADYPKLKGVRHVVQDEADPNFMLRDDFQRGLELLHPYNLTYDLLIFPTQLPAALETVESFPDLNFVVDHIAKPYIKAGKIDDWAKYMQQIASFPNVMCKLSGMITEANWTSWQKADFKPYLDVVFEAFGTHRLLFGSDWPVCLLAGNYTQVKGIIEDYISDFNPAAQQDIWANNAMNFYQL
- a CDS encoding tagaturonate reductase translates to MQMLNRTNAAAHRPSQDKILLFGGGNFIRAFAAWMIDLLNEKTDFNGGIVVIKPTPGPAYEDLLAQDGLYHVILNGIQDGQLLQDIRLIQAVTSSIHPYQAWEDYLALAENPTIRYLISNTTEAGIIYDPSNQVTDAPPQSFPGKLTLWLYHRFLHFKGDPKKGCIFLPCELSANNGDDLRHCILQYADQWQLSADFKDWLRAHSVFCNTLVDRIVTGFPEDRKAELSQKTGFEDKLMVVGEPYHSWVIQGPASLAKELPFHEIGLAVKWVDDLRPYREQKVKILNGAHTAMVPVGHLAGKVSVKETIEDPLIGRFIEKLLQEEVWPTLDFPETELADFTRKTMDRFRNPFIFHKLMDIALNSVSKFKTRLLPTLLEYHEHKGYCPPRITFALAALIVFYQGEWNGKSIALRDDASVLAFFKTAWARNEDDLNQLSRLVLGNTSFWGQDLNEVAGLTALTSQYIQDIREKGIDHSISLL
- a CDS encoding L-rhamnose mutarotase, producing the protein MKTIRHCFALDLKDDSALIEAYKAYHAPGKVWPEIKDSIRSAGIVDMEIYLCGNRLFMIMEVDDSFDPIAKAAMDAANPKVQEWENLMWTFQQALPWAREGEKWMIMEQIFKLDK
- a CDS encoding bifunctional 4-hydroxy-2-oxoglutarate aldolase/2-dehydro-3-deoxy-phosphogluconate aldolase, translating into MAKYSRIEVALTMEKTGLVPLFYHPDVELGKAVLKACYDGGARIIEFTNRGDFAHEVFAALNRYALAELPGLMLGAGSVNDAGTAALYLQLGANFIVTPVLREDIALVCNRRKVLWSPGCGSLTEIARAEELGCEIVKVFPGGTYGPDFVKAIKGPHPWTSIMPTGGVSPTEENLKGWINAGVTCVGMGSQLISDSALKNKDFAAIEEKTRAAISLIQTLRSA
- a CDS encoding cysteine-rich CWC family protein, which translates into the protein MIKSCSNCHDTFTCEINAGTDCWCSKYPYLLSPTNGKDCLCSSCLQTAINQQINAYINSLKAGDLQNEAYKYQTPELVRGIDFYLENDLMVFTEWFHLKRGHCCGSACRHCPYDHVNVKR
- a CDS encoding SDR family oxidoreductase, with amino-acid sequence MNLNLKDKVFIVSGGSKGIGEAITKAIAEEGGIPVIASRSKAETIALVEALQQQGVPAHGIIGDLQAVEHCKTVIDETVAKYGRIDGIVNNAGVNDGASLEKGPEAFRKSIELNLFHYYDLVHYALPYLKKSKGAIVNISSKVALTGQGNTSGYAAAKGAQLGLTREWAAALLPYSIRVNAILPAEVMTPLYRKWLDTSFDDPAAKEAEIVSKIPLEKRMTTAEEIASMAVFLLSDKSAHTTGQFMIPDGGYVHLDRSLT
- a CDS encoding altronate dehydratase family protein, translating into MTNLPPYLQLHDDDNVLTARIDLPKGTSISWQNTSILLKEDIAAKHKFTVKPLSVGDPVFMYGVLVGKATQAIQEGGLISTKNLTHATQDYSGRKGKIAWTAPDVSRWANKQFMGYHRSDGKVGTANHWIVAPLVFCENRNIKVLESALSDSLGYQSVKKFSVDVSKLVKLYQDGAPASVIQSTAIIQSAEDIRQNRPFPNVDGIKFLTHQGGCGGTREDSEALCHLLAGYITHPNVAGATILSLGCQNAEDTYLMKAIRERDPNFNKPLVMLEQQKSLSERGFIEEAVKQTFLGLIQANQLQREPAPLNKLVLGLECGGSDGFSGISANPALGHTSDLLVALGGTTILSEFPELNGVEQELINRCENDQIAQKFMAIMKAYSDRAEAVGSGFKNNPSPGNIRDGLITDAIKSAGAAKKGGTSPVTDVLDYTEPASKPGLNLLCTPGNDVESTTGLAASGANLIVFTTGLGTPTGNPITPVVKVSTNNRLFQQMGDIIDINAGTIISGEDSIASKGEELLDYLIKVASGEAIPAAVRLKQDDFIPWKRGISL